The DNA window TAGATAGAGAGATATCCATAGATATAAATATAGATAATATGATAATAAAATATAATAATATAAATAAATAATAATATACTATATAACTATAATACAATAGGTTAAGTTACTGTTATCCATAAATTCTTTCTCTCTTTTTAGTCATTCTGGGGAGAGATAAGAGAGAAGTGGGGAATTGGTGAATTTGGATTGCTAATTGATTATTGTATGGTCAATTATGAGCCAAAACGCCTCGGTGAATTTGGGTGAATTTGGATTATTTGGATTTTCTGGAAAACCAAAAAAGGGCGGACCATAATCCGCCCCCACGCGTCAATCCAACTCGTCGGAACACCGGTTTTAACCGGTTCGGAGCGCCGGATTTATCCGGTGAAGAATGAACGACAAAAACATCGTTTAATTCATTGTGTCAGATGAAGCTGGCACCAACGACCGGATGAATCCGGTGTTCCTTCAAGCTCAGGGTTTGGGTGGTGGTGGGCGGAGTTGGGTGGTCGGAAGAACATTGTGCCAGATGAATCTGGCACCTACGACCGGATGAATCCGGTGTTCCTCCAAGCTCAGGGTTTGGGTGGTGATGGGCGGAGTCTGATTGGAAGAACATTGTGCCAGATGAATCTGGCACCTACGACCGGATGAATCCGGTGTTCCAACCTGTTCTAAGTTGGCGCTCGGAAAGACGGGTCGGGCTTGGGATTGGGTGTTGGTTTACGTAGTATGGGTGGTCGGCTGGACATTTTTTCCACTAAAAGGCCTGGATTCTTCACTTCGTTCAGAATGACGCGTCGGGGTTTCAGCCTAAAGACCGAAGTGGGGATTGTCATTTAAAGCCTTTTTACTTCCTTGCCACTGGATTCTATCGCTGACGCTCCAGAATGACGGTTCGGGGCTGTCGTAGCGCTGGCTTCAGCCGGCTAAAAATCTGCATTCAGCGTAATCCCGCGTAACAAAATCCCTTTTTCATCCGGATAATCCTGTGTATCCCTAATCTATTAAAAAATCCGCGTAATCAGCGTGAACCAAATGCTCATTTGCAAAAGGTTTGACGGGTCATATTTGCTCTTTTCGGAAAATCGGCTTATTCTATGGTTATGGTCGTGTCCTCATAAAAGCATTTTCCCTGTAAACAATCCGCAGAAAATAAAGGTTGACAGAAAGCACGGGAAAAGAAAGATGCGACTGATTCTCAATAAAAGGAACAGCCATGGAAGACCAAGTTAAAGTGTTTCAAGAGTTTCTGAGCCGCAAAGGTCTCAAGCTCACCCGTCCGCGCCAGGAGATTCTGGACGCGGCGTTTGGTTTACACGAACATTTTGACGCCCAACGTCTGCATCAGGCGCTCAAAAACTCCAAAAGCAACATCTCCCTGGCGACGGTTTACCGCACCCTACCCCTTCTGGAAGAGGCGGGATTGATTCAGCATTCGCTGCGCGCCTCCTCCCGAGATATGTATGAACACATTTACGGACACCCCCTTCACACTCACTGGATTTGTGATGGCTGTGGCAAGGTTCAGGAAACCCCGCTGCACAACCTTCAGGAACAGCTCCTAAAAGAGGCGGAGGGACTTAATTTTAGCCTGGAAGACGTGAACATCCAGGTACGCGGCATTTGTTGGAAGTGTCGCAATACTGAGAATGAGATTCAATGATATGAGTAAGCAAAACCCTGTTATCGCGCTCGCTGGAAACCCAAACGTTGGAAAGACAACGCTTTTCAACGCCATCACCGGCGCGCATCAAACCGTTGGAAACTGGCCTGGCGTCACCGTCGAACGCAAGGAAGGATATTTCATCCGCGAAGGCAAGCGCTATGAGGTCGTTGACCTCCCAGGCATCTATTCACTGGCGGCGGCTTCGCCCGATGAGCAGGTGGCGCGGGATTTTCTCACCTACAAAAAACCCGACCTGGTCATCAACATCGTGGACGCCTCAAATTTGGAGCGCAACCTCTATCTAACCTTACAGTTGATGGAGCTAAAAGTCCCGCTGCTCATAGTTTTTTCCATGTTGGATATCGCCGCTCAAAACGGCATTGAAATAGATTTTGACCACCTGCAAAGCCATCTGGGATGTCCTGTTTGTCCTCTGGTTTTGACCAAACGCTTTGACGCGGGTCAGCTTTTCCACGATATCGACAGCGCGCTGAATCGTGAGCCCTGTGGCGCCGCCGTTCGCTATGACGAGATTGTGGAAAAACACCTGGAAAATATCAGCGGCCTCCTCGATGAATATAAAAAAGAGGAAGCCTGGCCCGTGGCTTGGAAGGAGATTCCCCAGAAATGGACGGTTTTGAAGCTGATGGAGCGAGACCCGATTTTTCACAAGGAACTTCCCTTCGAATGGTCTGAGGCGGTGGAAAAGGAAATCCGCGGGGTGGAAAGCCATCGCAATCAATCCTCGGCGGCGGCGCTGGCGGATGACCGCTATGGCTATATCCGAGGACTGGTGAAGGATGTGGCGCAACACAAAACCGAGGCCGGCTCCACTTTTTCGGATAAAATCGACCGTGTTGTCCTCAGCGGTATCTGGGGTTTACCCGTCTTTTTCGGGGTGATGTATCTTGTTTTCCTGCTGTCGGTTAGAGCAAGCGCGCCCATCATGGATTGGCTGGAGGAAGGGATTTCCTGGCTGATGGTGGACCAATTCGGCGCGCTTTTGCGGGGTTGGAACATCCCGGAATGGATTAGCTATCTGCTTTCAGACGCGCTGGGAGGAGGACTGGCGACCATCGCGTCCTTCATCCCGCCGATTTTCTTCATCTTTCTCAGTTTGTCGATTTTGGAAGACAGCGGCTACCTGGCGCGCGCGGCTTTTATAGCCGATAAATTCATGCGCCGTGTGGGTTTACCGGGCAAAGCCTTCATCCCGCTGGTGGTGGGTTTTGGCTGCACAGTTCCCGCCATCATGGCCACCCGCACCCTGGAAAGCCGACGCGACCGGATTTTCGCTTCCCTGCTGACGCCTTTCATGAGCTGTGGGGCAAAGCTTCCGGTTTATGCCTACCTGTCCATCCTGTTTTTCCCAAAACACGCGGATTTGGCAATTTTCGGGCTCTATCTTTTCGGGATTGTGATGGGCATGATTTTCGCTCTGCTCTTGCGCAAAACCCTGTTCAAGACTGAGCCGGGGAACTTTGTGATGGAATTGCCCGCCTACCACATGCCCACATTCAACGCCATCGGATTGCACACCTGGCACCGCCTGAGGGAATTTATCCTGCGCGCCGGGAAGGTTATTTTGTTGGTAATCGTGGCTGTGAATATCCTGCAGGGGCTCTCTTTCACCCTGAACGGTCAGCAAACCAACGTTTTGGAAATTGCTGGAAAGGCGGTGACACCTCTGTTGAGGCCGATGGGGGTTCCGGCTGGAAACTGGGGCGCATCCGTCGCGCTCATCTCCGGAGTTTTTGCCAAGGAAGCCATTGTGGGCGTGTTGGAAGGTTTTTATCCTGATTCCGCCGCCATTCCAGGAGCTTTTGGCGGAACGGCTTCCGGAATCGCTTTCCTCATCTTCGTGTTGCTCTATTCGCCCTGCGCCGCAACGCTTGCAGCCATGCTGAAGGAACACGGCTGGCGCTGGAGCCTGTTCAGCTTTTTCTATCTGACCGTGTTGGCATGGATTGTGGCGACAGTGGTATATCAATTATTGACTTTCAATGCGGGCTCCTGGCTCTGGCTGGGGGTTAGCGCCGCGCTTGTGCTGATATTTGTTTTCAGCCTAAAATTAATGGGGAAGAAAAATGTTGTCGAATCGTAATATGAACCCGCTGCGTAATTTTGGACGCCATTTCCGTCGTCGCCGAAAAGCGTGTTACTGCAAAGCTGGCGACTGTATCGGCCTGGATGGTCTGCAAAGCGGTCAGGAAGCTCTGGTGACCTGTAACAACGATATTAAAACCATCGAACGCGGACTTTATCACGGCAAAAAAGTGATGAGCCAGCGCAACGAACCGGGTGAGCCAAATATCGTTGTGGCAGTGGGAGACGCCCGCTATGTGTTGGACCGCAGAATCGCCCGGATGATTCGGGTGCGACTGGTTTGAAGCCTCTGAAGAACATCCAAAAAGGGAGTTAACTTTATGAACAACGCGCAGATACGTGCCGAAGCGAGAGATTTGCTCCAGGGAAAATGGGTCAGTTTGATTTTGGTTTGGCTGATTATGAGCGGAATTACCTCGCTGGCTTCGGCTGGCAAGGGTTCCGGGGGAGTCGTGACGCTTGTTCTCACCGGACCGCTGAATCTGGGTCTCGCGGGGATTTTTCTGGGACTTCACAGAAGGCAGGGCTTCCAGTTGGAAGATTTGTTCGCCGGTTTCAAGGATTTTGGCAGAGCCCTGGGTACCCAGCTTCTCATCGCAATTTACGTTTTTCTGTGGATGCTTTTGCTCATCGTTCCGGGAATCATCGCCGCCATCAGCTATTCCATGACTTTTTTCATCCTGAACGAAAATCCCGGCATGGAGGCGCAGGAAGCGATGCGCGAAAGCAAGGTGATGATGAACGGCCATAAAACCGAATATTTTATGCTTATTATGTCGTTTATTGGCTGGGGAATTTTGTCTCTGTTTACGCTTGGAATCGGTTTTCTGTTTCTTTCTTCCTACGTAAATATGTCCAAAGTCATTTTCTATCAGAGAATTAAAAGCGGGGTTTTTGAGGTCTAATAATCCATTTCCAAGCCGGTTTCCAGGTGGATGTATTTTCTGTGGGCGGCGAAGGCGATGGGTGGCAGGGCGTTTAAAGGGAAAAATCTGGCGTCAGCGGCGTCGTCGCCAGCCTTGAGGGTTCCACCCGTGACACGCAGCCTGAAACCCAGGCTCAGAACGCGTTCGTAAATGGGACTATAGCCAAAATGCCAACTGATGAAGCGTTCGACTTCAGCCTCCAACCCGGTCTCTTCGCGCAATTCGGCAAGCGCGTTTTCCTCTGGGGTCATGAAAATTTCCATGTAGCCGCTGGGAAGAGCCCATTTTCCAGCCTGGGGTAGGAATTTGCGCTTCACCAAGAGGATTTCTCCCGCTTCGTTTTGCACAAAAATAGCCACCGCCGGGATGGGGTTTTTATAGTGAACCCGTCCGCAGGATGGGCAGATTAAACGCCGCTTGCCTTCGGCGTCCAAAGCTGGTTGGAGCGGGTTTCCGCAGCCTTGGCAAAATTTCACTTCGGGAAAAACAGGGGTTTCAATATCTTTCATGGTTCCATGATGGAGGAACGCCTGCGGCTGTCAAGAATGAAGTTTTGGCTCCCGCCTGGCTCACACTTTATTCCAAAATGTGGGTCACACGCGGCTTCCTGGTCAGCCCCCCGATTCTTTATCGGATTGCCGTGGTGGGGCGCGAAAAAGACTCTCGAACGTGAACAAAGAGCGGGTCTGGATGGGACAGATTTATTGGCGGCGGAGACGTCCGTTTTCGGAGATGCTCAGGGTGGGGAAAAACTCGGTTTCCAGCGTGGCGACAAAGGAGGCGGAGGTGGTTTCCAAGCGTGGAATGTGGGATTTTCCACCGTAAATGAAAGGCTCAACTCCCAGCGTAGCAAGGTCTTGTGAATAGGAGCCGTGGTCCATCCAATGTTGTTTTTGGGCGTAGTAGAGCTGGCGCAGATATTCCTCAGCCAAAAGGATTTCCGGCAGGCTAAGTCCTTCCGGGGGAAGCTGTTCGGGGTTTTCAAGGAAAAAGACCAGACCCCAGCGTTCCGGATAGTGCATATTGATGAGACCTTGTGGGCTCCAAACCCAGTTGTATTCAGGTTTTCCGGGGATTTTGACATATTCACCATCAACAACTTCGGTATCCCAGTGAACCCGGGAAAAATTGAGGCGCCACCAGTCTCCGGGATTGGGTGGGCAGGCCTTGTGAGCCAATTCCTTGACCGCGTTCCAGGGCAGGAAAACCTCCGCGTTCCAGGCGGTGTCGATGTCGCTGGGGTCGTTGAGCGTCCCTTCAATTCCAATGGCAAGCTTGATTCCAGCGGCTTCCCAGCCGTTGAGGGCGCTGTGTTCATCCCGGTAGGGTTTCAGCAAAAAGAGGTCCCAAAGCGTTCCAAAAGCGTTCAGTTCCAGCTCAAAATATTGATGAGTATCGCCGTCGGGGTCGAGGAAAATTTCAAAATCGTTGTCGTAAAAAATCACGGAATCGTGGTCGGTGAGTTTTGCCCAGATATGGGGTTCCTCCATCCGGGCGGCAAAATAGATTCCTTCATCATCCCAGAGCATTTTGAGCCTGGTATCGTGGAAGGGCGCGGGTTTGAGCTCGCCCTCGATGTCGGTGAAGCTCTGTGTCCAGGGAGCCAAATCCCAGGCCGCGTCATCAAGCCAGCCATCAATTTCGATGGCGCCAGGGCTGCGAAAACAGGGATACATTCTTGGCGCGAAGGGAAGTTTGGGGACGGGAAAAGTGTCGGCGAGCAGGGTGGCGCAGGAAAGAATCAGCGCAACTATAATGATTTTAGGGCGCATAAACAGCCTCCAATAGTTCTTTGACGGTGGTTTGGGCAAGGCAGACGCAAGTATCCGCGGCACCGTAATATATGAATATTTCGTCTTCGGGATTCAGGGTTTTCCCAGCGCTTGTCAGAGCCACAGCGGCAGAAGGGAAAACCACGTTGGGAACCTGGCCGGTGAGTTCGTAAAGTTCGCGCGGTTCCAGGATGTTGTATTTTCCACGCGCCAAAAGCCGGTTTGGAGACTTTAAATCGTGTAGGGAAACACCAGCCTGATAGATGTTTGCGGCTCCGAAATGGGTGGCGACACCGTGGTAGATATGAAGCCAGCCTTCCCGAGTTTTCAAGGGTGGAGGTCCGGAGCCAATCAGTTCATCCCAAAAATGGGGACGACCGGAGAAAACTTCGTCCACTTCATACCAGTCCAACAGGTTTTCAGAAACGGAGCAAACGATTGAGGCGCCTGTCTTTACGCCATCGGAAAGCCTCACCCGGTTGGGACGCTCAAAACGCCAGTATTGGCCATCAATTTTCTGAGGAAAAAGCACGCCATTACGGCTGTCTGGAGTGGAGACAAGTCCTTGGAAATCAAGGCTTTCGAAGTCCGAAGTTTGGAACCAGCTCAAAAAACAGCCTTGGTCGGTATCCAGAGCGCAAATCACGTGGTAAATTCCATCCAGTTCTGTGATACGAGGGTCGTAGATGTGGTAGATTTTGTGGGGACAGGCTTCCAAATCGTTCAGGGGCAGAGGCATGGAATCCAGCTTGAAATCAACCCCGTTTTTGCTCCAGGCTTTGAGGATAAATGTCTGGCGGGCACGGTTTTGCACTCTCAACAGGAGGAGAACGCCGCCATCAAAAAGCACCCCGCCGGGATTGAAAACGGAGCTGACATCCTGCAGAGCGGGGTGTTTGGAAATGACGTCTTCCCTGGTGATAAGCGGATTTTTGGAATGGCGTTTCATAGAATCCAGTTCAGGTCTCGGGTCAATTTCCAGAATTCGTCTGTGTCAATTTCTCTGTCGCCGTTCCAGAGCCTTTCCGCCAGCGGGAACATGCGTCCATTGATTTTTTCTCGGAGGTCACGGACGTTGGTGAGATGTTCGGTCCAGACGTTACCCTGCGCGCCCAACAGCAATTTGGGATTGGCAAAAGTGTATTCTTGGAAGGAAAAATCTAGAACATCCGCCCAGGGGATGATTTGGTGGGTTCCGATTTTGTCATATTTATGGCAACGGGCATCAAAATAGAGCTTTGTGTAGGGCGTGAGGATGTATTTGTTTCCGTTGTCGTGAGCCATGCGAGCCGCGTCGATACCATCGCCGCGCCAAGCCATCACGATTGGTTTTGAATCGATGCCGCCATCCAATATTTCATCCCAGCCGATGACGGTTTTGCCCAGCTTTTCGAGGTGGGTCGCCAGGGTTTTCACCAGCCAGGCTTGCAGGGCTTCCTCGTCTTTCAAGCCATTGTCCCGCATACGTTTCTGGCAGTGGGGACATTCTTTCCAACGCTGTTTGGGGGCTTCATCACCGCCGATATGGATGTAGGGGCCGGGAAAAAGTTCCGCGATTTCAGTGAAAAGTTCCTTCAAAAAGTCGATGGTTTCGTCCTTTCCAGCGCAGAGGATGTCTTCAGAAATGCCCCAAACGTTCATGGGTTCAAATTCACGTGGAAAGCATGCCAGTTCTGGATAGGCGGTCAAAATCGACATGGAATGACCCGGAATGTCGATTTCGGGGATAACTTCGATTCCGCGCTGGCTGGCGTGTTTCAACACGGCTTTGATTTGTCTGAGGCTGTAGTGGCCGCCATAATCGCTGCCATCGGATTCTTTGCGCCAGGAGCCTTTTTCGTGTAACAGAGGAAAACGCTTGCTTTCGAGACGCCAGCCCTGGTCGTCTGAGAGATGCCAGTGAAAGCGGTTGAATTTCAGCCCTACCATCCAATCGAGGTATTTTTTCACGAAATTATGGTCGTAAAAATGGCGGCTGACATCCAGGTGCATTCCACGCCATTGGTATGTGGGCCAGTCTTTTACGCTGATGCGAGGCAGAAGGGCAAAGCGGTCTTCGGTCTGGTTTGAACTGCTGATGTAAAGATGTTGCATCAAGGTGCGCACCGCATAGTTCATTCCTGCAACGCTTTCCGCGTTCAGTGCAAAAAAGCCGGGGCTCACTTCCAGTTCATAGTAGCCATCGGGTTTTTTGCTGGGAAAAGGCTGCAGGTTAAACACGATATCAATTTTAGTACGAGGGTCAACTTCGTAGTATTTAGACACATGCTGGAGGCGTTTCTCAATGTCTGACGCCAAATTGGGAGGGATTGTGTCATTTTCGTCGCTCAGGAAATGAAATCTATACATGCCAGCGAGCGGAAATTCTTTCACGTATTTTTTAAATTTTTTGGGACGGGGAATCATGTTTCCTCCAAAATGAGAATGGTTTTGGTTTCAAAAGGCTTGAAATGAAGCTCCAGAACGGAACTGGGCTTCAGTTTTTGCAATGGGTTTTCCAACATGTCACATTCGAAGATGTGAGTGGGTGGCGCCATAAAGTTCAGCACGGCAACACCTTCTCTGCCTTGGAATTCATGCAGTCGCAAGATGGTTCCGCCTGCATTTTCGGCAGGTTTAACGCTGTCCAGATTGATATGTCCGCTGTTGAGGCTGAAGGGGATTGCGGGTGTTTTTTCGGGAAGTTTTTCCACCGGGAAATACAGCAGGCGGTTCGCGAACTTTTCTGCGGTTTGAAAAACATCGCTGTGGGCATAGTCACCCGCGTGGGGATAAAAGGCGTAACTGTATACGTGGCCGTGGATATCGGCATTTGGGTCAACGTCGGCGGGACTGCGCAGAAGATTGAGTTCCATCTCGTTGTCGCGGATTCTCCAGCCGTATTTTTCATCGCAGATGATGGCGCAGCCGCGTTCGGGCTGGGAGAGGTCGGCAAAACGCTGGGCTGGAACCTCAAAGCGGGCTTCCTCCCAGGCGTTGGCAGGTTTTGCGCTGCGGCTGATTACACCGCCCTGAATACCGTAAACCGCTGTACCGCAATGTAAATCCGGATAAAAATGGACACGCAACATTTTGTGTTTTTCCTGCCATTCCACAAGGTGGGTCACGCGGATAAAAGGCTCGTGGGCATATAGTTCCACCGTTTGACGCAGGCGGGAGTTGCCAATCTTGAGCGCCATGGTCACGCGGTCGAACTGTCCCGGCAGGCTGAAGCTTTCTTCCGTAATCAGGGTAGCTTCATGAGCTTTTTGGGGTTGAGTATCGCGGTAAAAGTGGTTGATATCCCAGGCGCCCCAATCGTTGGGTTCGTCCTCCCAAAGCAGGAGCAGATTGGATTCTGATGCCAAAAGCTCGCGTTGGGAAGCCTTGTCCCAGATGGATGAAATGCCTCCACTTTCGCTGAGTTTCACCTTCAGCCAATTGTTTTCCAATTCCAGTTGGATGGGTTTCTTGAGGTTTTCCCGCTTGGATTGTAAAGCTTTGAAATGGATGGTTTTGGAGCCCCAAGGAGGCAGGCTCAGGCGCACTTTCAGCTCGTTTTCTTCTTCCAGGCAGGGCAGTTCATTTCCTGATTCGTCACAAGGAACACGTCCACAGAAATCATCCGGAAGCTCAATCCATTGCTCCAGTTCCTGGTTACAGGGATTGAAAACCAGGCAGCCCTCACCTTTGTGGCTCATTTTCAGACCCAGTTTTGGAATGAGGGTTTCTTCGGTGAATTGGTCGATGCGGTCGTGGCCTGTAACGCTGATGACATCTGCATCGAAATAGACTTGGCCGATGGATGAGCCGGGCAAAATATCGTGGAATTGCAGGAGCAAGACATCGCGCCAGATTTCGCGCAGGACTTCCGGCTGGTTTTTCACGCCGCAGAGAACGGCTAAAAACTCGGCTTCACCGAGCTTGCGCTCGCTGATGCGGTTGTTTTGTTTCATGGAAGCCTGGGTGGTGTAGGTACCGCGGTGGTATTCCAGATAAAGTTCGCCGTAAGCCACTGGAAGTTCGCTGTGGTCTAGCTTTGAGATGTGGTCAAAAAACTGGGATGAAGGCGCAAAACGGAATTTTGACACGCCTTCCAAATCTTGCTGGCGAAGGCCATATTCGATGTGGTCGCGGGTGGGACCGCCACCTCCGTCACCGATGCCATAAAGGTTCAGAAATCCTTCGCAGACATCGTTTTGCGCGTAGCGTTTTTCGGTTTCCAAAAATGAGGAAGGGTCGTTGGAAAAGTTGTAGTTATTGGTGGGCAATTGATGCGACAAAACCCTGCTGCCATCGATGCCTTCCCACAAAAAAAGGTGGTGGGGAAAAGTGTTAGTTTCGTTCCAGCTAAGCTTTTGGGTGATGAAATGGTCAACCCCGCAGCCGCGCAGATATTGGGGCAGGTTCCCGCTGAAGCCGAAACAATCCGGAAGCCAGAGTACGCGTGGCGCGAAGCCGAATTCGCGGTTGAAAAATTCTTTTCCATAGAGAAACTGTCTGATGATGGATTCCGCGGAAATGAGGTTTGTGTCAAACTCCACCCAGGCAGCACCTTGAACCTCCCAGCGACCGGCGTAGATTTGTTTTTTGGCCTCTTCATAAAGAGCGGGATGATCCTCTTTAATCCATTGATAGAGTTGAGCTTGGGAGGCTCCGAAAACATAATCTGGATAGCGCTCCAAAAGCCTGAGCGCGTTGGCAAAAGTACGCGCACCTTTGCGATGGCTTTCGCGCAGAGGCCACAGCCAGGCCAAATCCAAATGTGCCTGACCCACGCTGAAAGCGGTGAGCGCGCTGGCATGAGCGGGTTTATTTAGCAAATCTGTGAGGATGTTTTCCACCTGCTGGGAATCTCTGTTCCAAAGGTCACAAACCCGGTTCAGGCCACGGATTATGCGCTGTCGGCGAACCGTTCCTTCTGGCAGGGCTTCAGCCAAATCCAGCAGGAGCCCGATATCCATGAGTTTTTGATAGAGCGCTTCGTTGAAGCAAATCAGTGAGCATTCCCGCAGGCGATATTCCTCTTTTTGAACACCGAAAAGGTCGTTGGCGGAAGCGTCGATTAAAAGCTTAAAGCTTTCTCCCGGAAGCAATAACGAAGCGAGCGGCAACAGGTTTTTGGCAGCTTTGTGATACCAATCCACTTTGGGAGTGAAGCCTTGATGGGGAATTCCGTCCAACATCAAACAGGCTTCGCCATCGCAATCAAAAAGCAGTTGGAAGTCTTTGCCAGCCAGTTCTTTGGGAACTTCACCACTAATGCGGAACCAGCCGGTTTCCCAGGGTTTGCCCCAAATATCGCCGGTCTGGATGGGCTGGAAATCCTCTCCGTTTGAGGAATACTCAGCTTTCAGGGGCGATATTTCTTCAATAAGCAGCTTTTTTTTCCTTTCGAGAAGGCGGTGGATACGGGTTAGATGGATTTTTTCGTTGTGCAAAATAAACCTCTTTTATTTTTCCATGGGGACAACAATCCCCTTGATAATGATGTTTTGGAAGAAAACGAAGACCGCCAGGGTCGGAATCGCGGCGATTACCAGCGCGGCGTAACCCACAGAAAGGCTGGCACGCTGCATCAGCTCGTAGATGTGCACCATCAGGGTCCACATGCTTTGATCCTGGCAAACGATGAAGGCGAAAAGGAAATTGCGGTAGGCAGCGTTGAAGGCGCCGAGTGCGATAACCGCCAAAATCGGCTTGGAGAGATAAAGCGTGAATTGCCAGAAAAGACGAAACTCGCCCGCTCCGTCCAAGCTGGCGCTTTCATAAAGTTCGCGGGGCAGGCTGTCGAAAAATCCTTTGAGCAGGAAGATGAAATAGCCATCCGCGGCGGCAGGTAAAACCAAAGCCCAAAAGGTGTTGAGCAGGTTTAAACGCTTGAGCAGCAGGAAGTTCGGAATTCCCATCACCATGGCGGGAAAAGCCATGGTCAGCATGAAAAGCATGATTATTTGATAGCTGATTCGGGGTTTGAACCGACTTAAAGCGTAAGCAGCCAAAGGATTAACCGATACCGCCAGCAAGATGGAAAGCAGGGTGTAGATTAAAGTGTTGCGCAGGGAACGGGCGTCGTTGAACATTTGATCCAAAACCATGGCATAGTTTCGGGTGAGGAACTCCTTGCGTATCTTAGCTTTATGCTCTTTAAAAATGTGGTATTCCACTTGGTGCAAGGGCAGCGGAACGCTCTCAAAATCCTGGGGGATGAGACCCCATTCCCGGTTCAGCTTGTCTGATTTACCGAACTTGGATTTTAAAAAAGCCAACCAAGCTGAATTCAGTTCCTTACCGAGGCTAAAACGAAAATGTCTGCCATCGGCCTGAGTGGTCACAAACTCTTTCCACAGAGAAGCTTGCGGCTCCGAACGAG is part of the Candidatus Cloacimonadota bacterium genome and encodes:
- a CDS encoding alpha-mannosidase; translated protein: MHNEKIHLTRIHRLLERKKKLLIEEISPLKAEYSSNGEDFQPIQTGDIWGKPWETGWFRISGEVPKELAGKDFQLLFDCDGEACLMLDGIPHQGFTPKVDWYHKAAKNLLPLASLLLPGESFKLLIDASANDLFGVQKEEYRLRECSLICFNEALYQKLMDIGLLLDLAEALPEGTVRRQRIIRGLNRVCDLWNRDSQQVENILTDLLNKPAHASALTAFSVGQAHLDLAWLWPLRESHRKGARTFANALRLLERYPDYVFGASQAQLYQWIKEDHPALYEEAKKQIYAGRWEVQGAAWVEFDTNLISAESIIRQFLYGKEFFNREFGFAPRVLWLPDCFGFSGNLPQYLRGCGVDHFITQKLSWNETNTFPHHLFLWEGIDGSRVLSHQLPTNNYNFSNDPSSFLETEKRYAQNDVCEGFLNLYGIGDGGGGPTRDHIEYGLRQQDLEGVSKFRFAPSSQFFDHISKLDHSELPVAYGELYLEYHRGTYTTQASMKQNNRISERKLGEAEFLAVLCGVKNQPEVLREIWRDVLLLQFHDILPGSSIGQVYFDADVISVTGHDRIDQFTEETLIPKLGLKMSHKGEGCLVFNPCNQELEQWIELPDDFCGRVPCDESGNELPCLEEENELKVRLSLPPWGSKTIHFKALQSKRENLKKPIQLELENNWLKVKLSESGGISSIWDKASQRELLASESNLLLLWEDEPNDWGAWDINHFYRDTQPQKAHEATLITEESFSLPGQFDRVTMALKIGNSRLRQTVELYAHEPFIRVTHLVEWQEKHKMLRVHFYPDLHCGTAVYGIQGGVISRSAKPANAWEEARFEVPAQRFADLSQPERGCAIICDEKYGWRIRDNEMELNLLRSPADVDPNADIHGHVYSYAFYPHAGDYAHSDVFQTAEKFANRLLYFPVEKLPEKTPAIPFSLNSGHINLDSVKPAENAGGTILRLHEFQGREGVAVLNFMAPPTHIFECDMLENPLQKLKPSSVLELHFKPFETKTILILEET
- a CDS encoding carbohydrate ABC transporter permease, whose product is PAAQTEWIQWLKTRFPGADDSLDLAAFNRFYGSSHSSEEDLFPSPHQPRSEPQASLWKEFVTTQADGRHFRFSLGKELNSAWLAFLKSKFGKSDKLNREWGLIPQDFESVPLPLHQVEYHIFKEHKAKIRKEFLTRNYAMVLDQMFNDARSLRNTLIYTLLSILLAVSVNPLAAYALSRFKPRISYQIIMLFMLTMAFPAMVMGIPNFLLLKRLNLLNTFWALVLPAAADGYFIFLLKGFFDSLPRELYESASLDGAGEFRLFWQFTLYLSKPILAVIALGAFNAAYRNFLFAFIVCQDQSMWTLMVHIYELMQRASLSVGYAALVIAAIPTLAVFVFFQNIIIKGIVVPMEK